From uncultured Desulfobacter sp., the proteins below share one genomic window:
- the istB gene encoding IS21-like element helper ATPase IstB: MNPAVQAVLTQHLKTLKLSTMEKELEGQIRQAHEAACGYDEFLLNLVEAEVQIRQENGRKRRLKEARFPMQKPLETFDFEAAPDLDARLIKELSTGTFIKEARNIILIGKSGAGKTHLATSIGMEACRYGHRVRFITGCGLANELTEAREQQALGRMIKRYAGYGLLILDELGYVPFSKIGAELLFQVLTERHERRSIIITTNLGFGDWTQVFGDANLTAALLDRVTHRAHIIQCNWDSYRLKQTLKSRG, encoded by the coding sequence ATGAACCCAGCAGTCCAGGCAGTCCTCACACAGCACTTAAAAACGCTGAAGCTCTCGACGATGGAAAAAGAGTTGGAAGGTCAGATCCGGCAGGCGCATGAGGCGGCCTGCGGCTACGATGAGTTTTTATTGAATCTTGTTGAAGCGGAAGTTCAAATACGGCAGGAAAACGGTCGCAAGCGACGTCTCAAGGAAGCCAGGTTCCCGATGCAGAAACCGCTTGAAACATTTGATTTTGAGGCTGCCCCTGATTTGGACGCCCGGTTGATCAAAGAACTTTCAACAGGGACATTCATTAAAGAAGCCCGGAATATAATTTTGATAGGTAAAAGCGGAGCCGGTAAAACCCATCTGGCAACCAGCATCGGGATGGAAGCCTGCCGGTATGGACATCGAGTTCGTTTTATTACTGGTTGTGGGCTTGCAAACGAACTGACGGAGGCCAGGGAACAACAGGCTCTGGGTAGAATGATAAAACGATATGCCGGTTATGGGCTGTTGATTCTTGATGAATTGGGGTACGTCCCGTTCAGTAAAATCGGCGCTGAATTATTGTTCCAAGTCCTTACCGAGCGCCATGAAAGACGTTCGATCATCATCACTACCAATCTTGGTTTTGGTGATTGGACGCAGGTGTTTGGCGATGCAAATCTTACCGCTGCTCTGCTGGATCGTGTCACTCACCGGGCTCACATTATTCAATGTAACTGGGACAGTTATCGACTTAAACAGACTTTAAAATCGAGAGGATAA
- a CDS encoding VPLPA-CTERM sorting domain-containing protein produces MCIVFFTLNNDANETISFARAGKSYANVNPEPVPNAGLLILSGLIGLAAVRRKNQAAENRIQRKQEGASKGTLRLFIPSL; encoded by the coding sequence TTGTGCATAGTCTTTTTTACATTGAATAATGATGCAAACGAGACTATCTCTTTTGCCCGGGCCGGCAAAAGCTATGCCAATGTCAATCCCGAACCTGTTCCAAATGCCGGTCTTCTCATACTCTCAGGACTGATTGGCCTTGCCGCAGTCAGAAGAAAAAACCAAGCTGCTGAGAATCGAATTCAAAGAAAACAGGAGGGTGCAAGCAAAGGCACTCTCCGGCTTTTTATACCCAGTCTGTAA
- the istA gene encoding IS21 family transposase, which yields MLKVDQYDYIRTAHRVYGKAIKELARETGHSKNTIKKILKQEYIGYKQRSKQPYPVLGPYIQEIDRWLGDDKDKPYKQRHTATRIYHRLKSELEYSGGETTVRRYVREAKLRLGLTNQQAFIPSDPTTAQEAEVDWGNCQAVIAGEPVKLKLFCIRSKCSGKHFVRCYPCERQQALFDAHIQAFSFFGGVFPVLIYDNLTTVVQKVFKGKKRHLQESYNRFKAYYNFDPRFCNPGQGHEKGGIEGLVGYARRNYMVPIPHADSLDELNTRLLDDCMAYGEHRIAGQTQSVNELFESEKQVLLPLPTTSFSNVETFMVRVNKYATVIIDKNRYSVPTRYAYMRVQAIVEIDQVIIYWSGRKISTHHRLYGNNKWSLKPEHYLELIRQRPQSFDTARPILQWRDQWPDCLEKLLEHFRRKNGVTKGTREFVTVLMLYEKYAVDKIEAAVKEALKSNVGCSNALKQILHSQNISMESQFDPLSNWETLPPADISAYEQLGGIL from the coding sequence ACCATAAAAAAAATTTTAAAGCAGGAATACATTGGCTACAAGCAACGATCTAAACAGCCATATCCCGTTCTTGGTCCTTATATCCAGGAGATAGACCGCTGGCTTGGCGATGACAAGGACAAGCCATACAAACAGCGACATACAGCAACCCGGATATACCATCGTCTGAAATCGGAACTCGAGTATTCCGGTGGAGAGACGACGGTTCGCCGTTATGTGCGTGAGGCAAAGCTGAGGCTGGGTTTAACGAATCAGCAGGCATTTATCCCATCAGATCCGACGACTGCCCAGGAAGCCGAGGTAGACTGGGGAAACTGTCAGGCAGTTATTGCCGGCGAACCCGTGAAGCTGAAATTATTTTGCATACGTTCAAAATGTTCGGGCAAACACTTTGTTCGCTGTTATCCCTGTGAAAGGCAGCAAGCTTTATTTGACGCTCATATCCAGGCCTTTTCATTTTTTGGAGGCGTGTTCCCAGTTCTTATCTATGACAATCTGACAACAGTCGTACAAAAGGTATTTAAAGGAAAAAAACGTCATCTTCAGGAATCTTATAATCGGTTCAAGGCCTATTACAACTTCGATCCAAGGTTTTGCAATCCCGGCCAGGGCCATGAAAAAGGTGGGATTGAAGGCCTGGTCGGCTACGCTCGAAGAAATTATATGGTTCCTATCCCACATGCTGACAGCCTGGACGAATTGAACACGCGCCTCCTCGATGATTGCATGGCCTATGGAGAGCATCGCATCGCCGGTCAAACACAAAGCGTCAATGAATTGTTTGAATCAGAAAAGCAGGTATTGCTGCCATTGCCGACAACATCGTTCAGTAACGTTGAGACGTTCATGGTCAGGGTAAACAAATATGCCACCGTTATTATTGACAAGAACCGGTATTCTGTCCCGACGCGCTATGCTTACATGAGAGTGCAGGCGATAGTAGAGATAGACCAGGTGATCATTTATTGGAGCGGCAGAAAAATAAGCACCCATCATCGGTTATATGGAAATAATAAGTGGAGTTTAAAACCGGAACATTATCTGGAGTTGATTCGTCAGCGTCCACAATCATTTGATACCGCCCGGCCAATTTTACAATGGCGTGATCAATGGCCGGATTGCCTGGAAAAGTTATTAGAACATTTTCGCCGGAAAAACGGTGTAACCAAAGGTACCCGGGAATTTGTCACCGTGCTGATGCTGTACGAAAAATATGCTGTCGACAAGATCGAAGCAGCCGTAAAGGAAGCACTGAAAAGCAATGTCGGCTGCAGCAATGCTCTCAAGCAGATTTTACACAGTCAAAACATCTCTATGGAGTCCCAATTTGATCCTTTGTCGAACTGGGAGACACTGCCCCCTGCTGACATCTCGGCATACGAACAGCTTGGAGGTATCTTATGA
- a CDS encoding IS91 family transposase, with amino-acid sequence MRLSPIIEEYYDAFLTRYGDRALPEQIKALNAILRCRTPDAGQIYTVCPDCNHTQLHPLSCGNRNCPHCQNHETSQWIDRQQNKQLPVQYFMVTFTLPCQFRKVAYRNQRTVYSLMFSCVSSTLKEFGLNPRHLGAQIGMTMVLHTHSRRLDFHPHIHVVVPGGGVDPSRRQWKKKKGKYLFNRKALAKVFRARFLNGLNKENLPIPKGARSKWIVDCARVGTGMSALKYLSRYLYRGVISERDIIANQDGRVTFMYIDGKTKEMCRRTLKGEEFLHLILLHVLPRGFRRARDYGFLHGNAKKLLFIVQMILHVRIMAIVLRPRPVFKCPHCGKPMKILGIKPVGTG; translated from the coding sequence ATGCGACTTTCTCCTATCATTGAAGAATATTATGATGCATTTTTGACTCGTTACGGGGATAGGGCATTGCCGGAACAGATCAAAGCCTTAAACGCCATACTTCGTTGCCGCACACCAGACGCCGGGCAGATTTATACGGTCTGTCCAGACTGCAATCATACACAACTGCATCCACTGTCCTGTGGAAACCGCAATTGTCCCCATTGTCAAAACCATGAGACAAGCCAATGGATTGACCGGCAGCAAAATAAACAGCTTCCCGTCCAGTATTTCATGGTAACTTTTACCTTGCCCTGTCAGTTCAGGAAAGTTGCATACCGGAATCAACGGACAGTTTATTCTCTGATGTTTTCATGTGTATCCAGCACGTTGAAAGAATTTGGGCTAAATCCCCGGCACCTTGGGGCCCAAATCGGTATGACCATGGTTCTTCACACTCATAGCAGAAGATTGGATTTTCACCCGCATATTCATGTAGTTGTTCCAGGTGGCGGTGTTGACCCATCCAGGCGGCAATGGAAAAAGAAAAAAGGCAAGTATTTGTTTAATCGAAAAGCCCTGGCCAAAGTTTTTCGGGCACGTTTCCTGAACGGATTGAATAAAGAGAATTTGCCAATTCCCAAAGGTGCTCGTTCCAAATGGATTGTCGATTGTGCCAGGGTCGGAACCGGCATGTCTGCCCTGAAGTACCTGTCCAGATATTTATACCGGGGAGTGATCAGCGAACGTGATATCATTGCCAATCAGGACGGCCGGGTTACCTTCATGTATATTGACGGTAAAACCAAAGAGATGTGCAGGCGAACCCTTAAAGGAGAGGAGTTTCTGCACCTGATCCTGCTTCATGTGTTGCCCAGGGGATTTCGTAGGGCAAGAGATTACGGCTTTCTTCACGGGAATGCCAAGAAATTGCTCTTCATAGTACAGATGATTCTCCACGTTCGGATTATGGCAATAGTGCTTCGGCCAAGGCCTGTTTTTAAATGCCCCCATTGCGGGAAGCCTATGAAAATCCTCGGAATAAAGCCTGTCGGTACAGGATAG